The DNA segment CGTTGCACGGAACTCCCGCGATCGTGGTGGACTTCGGCACCGCCGTGACCTTCGACGTGATCTCGGAGGCCGGCAGCTATCTGGGCGGCGTCATTGCCCCCGGCCTGAGCGCGATGACCGAATATCTGCACTCCCGCACGGCGCTGCTTCCCCGCATCCAGCTCGTCGAGCCCCGCCGCGCCGTCGGCAAATCCACCCGCGAAGCCATGCTGGCCGGCGCAGTCTACGGCTATCGCGGCCTCATCCGGGAAATCGTCGGCCACATCACCGAGGAGGCGTTCCCCGGCGGATCGCCGCACATCGTCGCAACGGGCGGTGACGCGAAAGTCATCGCCCGCGAAGTCCCGCTCTTCACCGCTGTGGATCCCCTGCTCACTCTCCAAGGGCTGCGGATCATCGGCGAACGCGCCGCCTCCTAATACTGCGAGTCCGAGCTCGGGTAAGAGCCGCGCGGTGGCGGTTGCAACCGCGAACCCGAAGCCTCCCGGTCGGATTGGAAGTAGAAATATTGCACCGGCAGGGTGATCAGATCGAGCGGCAGCACGAGGGGCACGAGCGCGTAATAACCCGGGGCCGGATCATAGGGCCGCCCGCGTGGCTGCGTTGGCGGCGTCGTTCCCTCCGCGTGCGCAATCATGTCCATCGTCATGCACGAGGTCTGGAGCGTGGCCGTCGCGAAGGCGAGCGCGGCGATCGGGAGGATCTTCATGGTCGGAGACGTTCGACGCATCCCGGGCACGATTCAAGGCGGAACCCCTCGAGAACTTTCGGAGATGCAGCCTTGACACCCCGCGACTGACCGCTAGTCTCTTCCCTCCGATCCATTTTCAAGGAGCGCATATGGCACACACCGAAGTCATTCTCACCACCAATCTCCAGCCCCTCGGCGCCGAAGCGGATATCGTTCGCGTCCGCCGCGGCTATGCGCGCAATTTCCTCGTTC comes from the Chthoniobacterales bacterium genome and includes:
- a CDS encoding type III pantothenate kinase; amino-acid sequence: MPRILVIDISNSFTKFTVARRGKLGRVHRLPTRELSTARFRTEIASLKFDRAVLSSVVPRRNAAIERALGFAPIEVNHRAPLGIAIDYPKPASIGADRLANAVACAALHGTPAIVVDFGTAVTFDVISEAGSYLGGVIAPGLSAMTEYLHSRTALLPRIQLVEPRRAVGKSTREAMLAGAVYGYRGLIREIVGHITEEAFPGGSPHIVATGGDAKVIAREVPLFTAVDPLLTLQGLRIIGERAAS